From Agromyces sp. SYSU T00194, a single genomic window includes:
- the hutU gene encoding urocanate hydratase → MTDHAVSEAPAGDAAPAASDRHEASGAAPAHGPRTVRAARGTERTARSWQTEAPLRMLMNNLDPEVAERPDDLVVYGGTGRAARSWAAFDAIVDTLRDLADDETLLVQSGKPVGVFRTHEWAPRVLIANSNLVGDWATWPEFRRLEQLGLTMYGQMTAGSWIYIGTQGILQGTYETFGAVARSIAARRALAEGLDASVHVTDASLAHTLTLTAGCGGMGGAQPLAVTMNGGAVLIVDVDETRLRRRVEHGYLHEVAPSLDAAVARVLDAKAAGEALSVGVVGNAATVFDELLAEGVPIDIVTDQTSAHDPLSYLPEGVSVEEWHELAASDPEGFTERARASMAKHVAAMVGFQDAGAEVFDYGNSIRREAELGGYDRAFAFPGFVPAYIRPLFAEGKGPFRWAALSGDPADIAATDRAILELFPHDAHLRRWIEHAGEQVHFEGLPARICWLGYQERHLAGLKFNEMVASGELSAPVVIGRDHLDSGSVASPYRETEAMADGSDAIADWPLLNALLNTASGATWVSIHHGGGVGIGRSIHAGQVVVADGTDLAAEKIARVLVNDPGTGVMRHVDAGYDRAVEVARERGLRVPMLDA, encoded by the coding sequence ATGACCGATCACGCCGTCTCCGAGGCACCCGCGGGCGACGCCGCCCCCGCCGCATCCGACCGTCACGAGGCATCCGGTGCCGCCCCGGCCCACGGGCCGCGCACCGTGCGCGCCGCGCGCGGCACCGAGCGCACCGCGCGCAGCTGGCAGACCGAGGCGCCGCTGCGCATGCTCATGAACAACCTCGACCCCGAGGTCGCCGAGCGCCCCGACGACCTGGTCGTCTACGGCGGCACGGGCCGGGCCGCGCGCAGCTGGGCGGCGTTCGACGCGATCGTCGACACGCTCCGCGACCTCGCCGACGACGAGACGCTGCTCGTGCAGTCGGGCAAGCCCGTGGGCGTGTTCCGCACGCACGAGTGGGCACCGCGCGTGCTCATCGCGAACTCGAACCTCGTGGGCGACTGGGCGACGTGGCCCGAGTTCCGCCGCCTCGAGCAGCTCGGGCTCACGATGTACGGGCAGATGACCGCCGGCTCGTGGATCTACATCGGCACGCAGGGCATCCTGCAGGGCACCTACGAGACGTTCGGCGCCGTCGCCCGCTCGATCGCCGCCCGCCGGGCTCTCGCCGAGGGGCTCGACGCGTCGGTGCACGTGACGGATGCCTCGCTGGCGCACACCCTCACCCTCACCGCCGGGTGCGGCGGCATGGGCGGCGCGCAGCCGCTGGCGGTCACCATGAACGGCGGCGCCGTGCTCATCGTCGACGTCGACGAGACGCGCCTGCGCCGCCGGGTCGAGCACGGGTACCTGCACGAGGTCGCGCCGTCGCTCGACGCCGCGGTCGCGCGCGTGCTCGACGCGAAGGCCGCGGGCGAGGCGCTGTCGGTGGGCGTCGTCGGCAACGCGGCGACCGTGTTCGACGAGCTGCTCGCCGAGGGCGTGCCGATCGACATCGTGACCGACCAGACCAGTGCGCACGACCCCCTCTCGTACCTGCCGGAGGGCGTGTCGGTCGAGGAGTGGCACGAGCTCGCGGCATCCGACCCCGAGGGCTTCACCGAGCGGGCGCGCGCCTCGATGGCGAAGCACGTGGCCGCGATGGTCGGTTTTCAGGACGCCGGCGCCGAGGTGTTCGACTACGGCAACTCGATCCGCCGGGAGGCGGAGCTCGGCGGGTACGACCGGGCGTTCGCCTTCCCCGGCTTCGTGCCCGCCTACATCCGGCCGCTGTTCGCCGAGGGCAAGGGGCCGTTCCGCTGGGCGGCGCTCTCGGGCGACCCGGCCGACATCGCCGCGACCGACCGCGCGATCCTCGAGCTGTTCCCCCACGACGCGCACCTGCGCCGATGGATCGAGCACGCCGGCGAGCAGGTGCACTTCGAGGGGCTCCCCGCGCGCATCTGCTGGCTGGGCTACCAGGAGCGGCACCTCGCGGGGCTGAAGTTCAACGAGATGGTCGCCTCCGGCGAGCTGTCGGCGCCGGTCGTGATCGGCCGCGACCACCTCGACTCGGGGTCGGTCGCCTCGCCCTACCGCGAGACGGAGGCGATGGCCGACGGCTCCGACGCGATCGCCGACTGGCCGCTGCTGAACGCCCTCCTGAACACCGCGTCGGGCGCGACCTGGGTGTCGATCCACCACGGTGGCGGCGTCGGCATCGGCCGGTCGATCCACGCCGGGCAGGTCGTGGTCGCCGACGGCACCGACCTCGCCGCCGAGAAGATCGCACGGGTGCTCGTCAACGACCCCGGCACGGGCGTGATGCGCCACGTCGACGCCGGCTACGACCGCGCCGTCGAGGTCGCGCGCGAGCGCGGCCTGCGCGTCCCCATGCTGGACGCGTGA
- the hutI gene encoding imidazolonepropionase translates to MSRDRMLLVGIGELVTNDPAPGREGGPLGIVRDAAVLVDGDRIAWVGADTHARERISRHPGRDDHEEGEEHRELWDDPVEVVDLAGGCLLPGFVDAHTHLVFGGDRADEFAARMAGRAYEAGGIRSTVAATRAASDDALRARLAGFVAELRAQGTTTFEVKTGYGLTVADEERLARLAAEVTPEVTFLGAHVVPAEYADRPDDYVDLVVGEMLDACAPHARWIDAFCERGAFTPEQSRRVLEAGAARGLGVRVHGNQLGPGEGVRLATELGAASVDHCTYLSDADVAALAASDTVATLLPGVEFSTRQPYPDARRLIDTGARVALASDCNPGSSFTSSMPFCIAVAVREMGMTPGEAVHASTAGGAAALRRDDVGVIRAGARADLVELAAPSHVHLAYRPGVPLVRRVWKDGSLA, encoded by the coding sequence ATGAGCCGCGATCGCATGCTGCTGGTCGGCATCGGGGAGCTGGTCACCAACGACCCGGCGCCGGGCCGCGAGGGCGGGCCACTCGGCATCGTGCGCGATGCCGCGGTGCTCGTCGACGGCGACCGCATCGCCTGGGTCGGCGCCGACACGCACGCGCGCGAGCGCATCTCCCGGCATCCCGGGCGCGACGATCACGAGGAGGGCGAGGAGCACCGCGAGCTCTGGGACGACCCCGTCGAGGTGGTCGACCTGGCGGGCGGATGCCTCCTGCCGGGGTTCGTCGACGCGCACACGCACCTCGTGTTCGGCGGCGACCGGGCCGACGAGTTCGCGGCCCGCATGGCCGGGCGTGCGTACGAGGCGGGGGGCATCCGCTCGACCGTCGCGGCGACGCGCGCCGCGAGCGACGACGCGCTGCGCGCACGGCTCGCCGGGTTCGTCGCCGAGCTGCGCGCCCAGGGCACCACGACGTTCGAGGTGAAGACGGGCTACGGGCTGACCGTCGCCGACGAGGAACGGCTCGCCCGTCTCGCCGCGGAGGTCACGCCGGAGGTCACGTTCCTGGGCGCGCACGTGGTGCCCGCCGAGTACGCCGACCGCCCCGACGACTACGTCGACCTCGTCGTCGGCGAGATGCTCGACGCCTGCGCACCCCACGCGCGCTGGATCGACGCGTTCTGCGAGCGCGGGGCGTTCACGCCCGAGCAGTCGCGGCGCGTGCTGGAGGCGGGCGCGGCCCGCGGGCTCGGCGTGCGCGTGCACGGCAACCAGCTCGGCCCGGGCGAGGGCGTGCGGCTCGCGACCGAGCTCGGCGCGGCATCCGTCGACCACTGCACCTACCTGTCCGATGCGGACGTGGCCGCCCTCGCGGCATCCGACACCGTGGCCACCCTGCTGCCCGGCGTCGAGTTCTCGACCCGGCAGCCGTACCCCGACGCGCGGCGCCTCATCGACACGGGCGCGCGCGTGGCCCTCGCGAGCGACTGCAACCCGGGGTCGAGCTTCACCAGCTCGATGCCGTTCTGCATCGCGGTCGCAGTGCGCGAGATGGGCATGACCCCGGGCGAGGCCGTGCACGCGTCGACCGCGGGCGGTGCCGCCGCGCTGCGCCGCGACGATGTCGGTGTCATCCGTGCGGGGGCCCGGGCCGACCTCGTCGAGCTCGCCGCGCCGAGCCACGTGCACCTGGCGTACCGCCCGGGCGTGCCCCTCGTGCGGCGCGTCTGGAAGGACGGCTCACTGGCCTAG
- a CDS encoding SixA phosphatase family protein, with protein sequence MKTLILVRHAKSDWGDARLDDHERPLNDRGRRDAPEMGRRLAERGVVPDAIRSSTAVRARTTAAALAEVLGVGADRLVLEERLYGASAAVLRLVAEEFDESVSTGMIVAHDPGMSDLAYALSGSIGRMPTCAVAEFDFDVAHWAETVAAVPVDVRLDTPKG encoded by the coding sequence ATGAAGACGCTCATCCTGGTGCGGCACGCGAAGTCCGACTGGGGCGACGCACGCCTCGACGACCACGAGCGTCCGCTGAACGATCGGGGCCGGCGGGATGCCCCCGAGATGGGCCGGAGGCTCGCCGAACGCGGGGTCGTGCCCGATGCGATCCGGTCGAGCACCGCGGTGCGGGCGCGCACGACCGCGGCCGCGCTGGCCGAGGTGCTCGGCGTGGGCGCGGACCGCCTGGTGCTGGAGGAGCGGCTCTACGGGGCATCCGCCGCCGTGCTCAGGCTCGTCGCCGAGGAGTTCGACGAGTCGGTGAGTACGGGCATGATCGTGGCCCACGATCCCGGTATGTCCGACCTGGCATACGCACTGTCGGGTTCGATCGGCCGCATGCCGACCTGCGCGGTCGCCGAGTTCGACTTCGACGTGGCGCACTGGGCCGAGACGGTCGCGGCGGTGCCGGTCGACGTGCGCCTCGACACCCCGAAGGGCTGA